The Carassius gibelio isolate Cgi1373 ecotype wild population from Czech Republic chromosome B22, carGib1.2-hapl.c, whole genome shotgun sequence genome window below encodes:
- the LOC127987082 gene encoding uncharacterized protein LOC127987082, protein MADHVAFAYLIADELEAIENPLFLQYIEHDEQRRMVPKIANFVEDVVPLYSLSEFRSHFRLSREQVEDVITTLGPVYMNLQQTKLPLTNSVLACLWTLLLHNCSQAGHHLFFKGPSPPLLKSPPSLQIWPYQGLKHSGPSLCMLFIRVQES, encoded by the exons atggcagatcacgtggcgTTTGCTTACTTGATCGCAGATGAGCTGGAAGCAATAGAAAATCCATTATTTTTGCAATACATTGAGCACGATGAGCAACGAAG AATGGTTCCAAAAATAGCCAATTTTGTGGAGGATGTTGTCCCTCTCTACAGTCTCTCAGAATTTAGAAGTCATTTCAGGCTTTCCAGAGAACAAGTGGAG GATGTCATCACTACCCTTGGTCCTGTGTATATGAATTTACAACAGACCAAACTGCCACTCACGAACAGTGTTCTTGCCTGCCTTTGGACATTG CTCCTCCACAATTGTTCCCAAGCTGGTCACCATCTTTTTTTCAAAGGACCTTCTCCGCCTCTCCTTAAGTCGCCGCCATCTCTCCAGATCTGGCCTTACCAGGGACTCAAGCACAGCGGTCCTTCTCTCTGCATGCTCTTCATAAGAGTCCAGGAATCGTAA